In Erigeron canadensis isolate Cc75 chromosome 1, C_canadensis_v1, whole genome shotgun sequence, a single window of DNA contains:
- the LOC122586127 gene encoding 14-3-3-like protein GF14 upsilon, protein MYACIGQAVDKASAELDTLGEDSHKDTSIFMQHLRDNLTLWMDDIAQEFWRKLGFIPSSLEEEDIDYDKLTEAIMQELMLQPSIVKKIVLPKMKEALELAISETDNVNTT, encoded by the exons ATGTATGCCTGTATTGGCCAGGCTGTTGATAAGGCAAGTGCTGAACTAGATACTTTAGGAGAGGATTCCCACAAGGACACTTCTATTTTCATGCAACATCTTCGTGATAACCTTACTTTGTGGATG GATGACATTGCCCAAGAATTTTGGAGGAAGCTTGGTTTTATTCCGTCATCACTCGAGGAAGAGGACATTGACTATGATAAACTAACTGAGGCTATCATGCAAGAACTGATGTTACAACCAAGCATTGTGAAGAAAATTGTCCTGCCTAAGATGAAAGAGGCATTAGAGCTAGCAATATCTGAAACGGACAATGTTAACACGACATGA